The following coding sequences are from one Terriglobales bacterium window:
- the aqpZ gene encoding aquaporin Z — translation MPLSKRAFAEFMGTFWLVFGGCGSAVLAAAFPQLGIGLLGVALAFGLTVLTMAYAIGHVSGCHLNPAVSVGLWMGKRFPASELIPYIVAQVLGAIAGSGVLYVIASGKDGFSTAAGFASNGYGAHSPGGYSLLAALVAEVVLTFFFLMIILGSTDKRAPQGFAPIAIGLGLTLIHLIGIPVTNLSVNPARSTGPALFVGGWALAQLWMFWVAPIVGAAIAGVAYGAFAGAAEPAVVRAAAAR, via the coding sequence ATGCCTCTATCGAAGCGCGCGTTCGCTGAGTTCATGGGTACTTTTTGGTTGGTGTTTGGCGGGTGCGGCAGCGCGGTCCTTGCTGCAGCATTTCCTCAATTGGGAATCGGATTACTCGGAGTTGCGTTGGCCTTTGGCTTGACAGTTCTGACAATGGCCTACGCCATCGGACACGTGTCTGGGTGTCATCTCAATCCTGCCGTTTCTGTCGGCTTGTGGATGGGCAAGCGTTTCCCAGCTTCCGAGCTAATCCCGTACATTGTCGCCCAGGTGCTGGGAGCGATTGCGGGCTCTGGAGTCTTGTACGTGATCGCCTCCGGGAAGGACGGATTTTCGACTGCTGCAGGTTTTGCGTCGAATGGCTACGGCGCTCACTCGCCCGGGGGATATTCCTTGCTCGCCGCCCTGGTCGCCGAGGTAGTGCTGACGTTCTTTTTCCTGATGATCATTCTCGGCTCAACCGACAAGCGCGCACCGCAAGGGTTTGCTCCAATCGCGATCGGACTCGGCTTGACGCTAATCCATCTTATCGGTATCCCGGTCACGAACCTTTCTGTGAATCCCGCGCGGAGTACTGGACCAGCGCTATTTGTCGGAGGCTGGGCACTGGCACAACTGTGGATGTTCTGGGTCGCTCCCATTGTGGGCGCAGCGATCGCCGGCGTTGCCTACGGAGCATTCGCTGGCGCCGCCGAACCAGCGGTGGTGCGCGCAGCGGCTGCGCGCTAG
- a CDS encoding YSC84-related protein, whose product MKSRTITRVIVIILLATGLANADSPDEKREKSRKMASQTLQDLYKLQPTAQGAIQNAAGYAVFNNMGTNLFVLSTARGAGIAVNPKTKQETFMKMISAGAGLGIGVKNYRVIFMFENNDALTHFLDSGWSGSAQADAAAKTSKAGGAYSGAAEVAPGVWVYQITKKGLALQLTLQGTKYYKDDDLNKQNKQ is encoded by the coding sequence ATGAAATCCAGAACAATCACACGAGTTATCGTTATTATCTTGCTGGCTACCGGTCTGGCGAATGCCGACTCCCCTGACGAGAAGCGGGAGAAGAGTCGAAAGATGGCATCCCAAACCTTACAAGACCTATATAAGCTGCAGCCGACTGCTCAGGGAGCTATCCAAAACGCTGCTGGGTACGCTGTCTTCAATAACATGGGGACGAACCTGTTTGTGTTGAGCACAGCGCGTGGCGCGGGGATCGCCGTCAACCCCAAGACGAAGCAGGAGACCTTCATGAAGATGATTTCGGCCGGTGCCGGTCTGGGCATTGGCGTAAAAAATTATCGAGTGATCTTCATGTTCGAGAACAATGACGCGCTGACACACTTCCTGGACTCCGGCTGGTCCGGTTCGGCGCAAGCGGACGCTGCTGCGAAGACCAGCAAGGCTGGTGGAGCATACTCGGGAGCCGCTGAGGTTGCACCGGGTGTGTGGGTCTACCAGATTACGAAGAAGGGTCTCGCCCTCCAGCTCACGCTGCAAGGCACGAAGTACTACAAGGACGACGACCTCAACAAACAGAACAAACAATAA
- a CDS encoding site-specific integrase yields the protein MEVLYQDKRDKCWRFYWWENGKRHATTLGRFPSKTKAWAAAKPYRDAVEATALSKPSAITVGELVKQYRVEKMPQRASTRRGYESFIRNYILPEWQDSQITELQARPVELWIQSLARAPKTKVHIRGLIQTLWDYAMWCGDVATQRNPMELVQIRNASKRVRKPRTMTIEEFHRLSAVLTEPYRTMATVAVCLGLRWSELVGLKWQDINWINGELRLQRAVVKQVEDEVKTVHSSKPLALDPRILDLLKQHRQNSIFTEPEDWIFASPEKHGKLPRGYTSFWEKLGRACQDAGLVHVSPHSFRHSYRAWLDEVGTPITVQQRAMRHGDIRVTMNYGDAIGDGLREASAKVAARAIPQ from the coding sequence ATGGAAGTGTTGTACCAGGACAAGCGCGATAAGTGTTGGCGCTTTTACTGGTGGGAAAACGGCAAACGGCACGCAACGACATTGGGCCGGTTTCCTTCCAAAACGAAGGCATGGGCGGCGGCGAAGCCATACCGGGATGCGGTGGAGGCTACGGCGCTCAGCAAACCATCCGCAATAACGGTAGGGGAATTGGTTAAGCAATACCGGGTTGAGAAGATGCCACAGCGGGCGAGCACAAGGCGCGGATACGAATCATTCATCCGCAACTACATTCTCCCTGAATGGCAAGATTCACAGATTACGGAGCTACAAGCACGGCCCGTTGAATTGTGGATTCAATCTCTCGCTCGTGCCCCAAAAACCAAGGTCCACATCCGGGGACTCATTCAAACTTTGTGGGATTACGCAATGTGGTGCGGGGACGTGGCCACACAGCGGAATCCGATGGAATTGGTGCAAATCAGGAATGCGTCTAAGCGGGTACGAAAACCACGAACCATGACCATTGAAGAGTTTCACCGGCTCTCTGCCGTTCTCACGGAGCCGTACCGAACGATGGCAACAGTCGCCGTATGTCTCGGCCTTCGATGGTCGGAACTTGTGGGCTTGAAGTGGCAGGACATAAATTGGATTAACGGGGAGCTTAGACTTCAACGCGCAGTTGTGAAGCAAGTTGAAGACGAAGTGAAGACCGTTCACTCGAGCAAACCACTTGCACTTGACCCGCGAATTCTAGACCTGCTCAAGCAACATAGACAGAACAGCATCTTCACCGAGCCGGAAGATTGGATCTTCGCTTCGCCCGAGAAGCATGGAAAGCTGCCACGGGGCTACACATCTTTTTGGGAGAAATTGGGACGCGCATGTCAGGACGCGGGCCTCGTCCACGTTTCACCTCACAGCTTTCGGCACAGTTATCGTGCGTGGCTTGATGAAGTGGGAACGCCGATCACTGTACAGCAACGCGCCATGCGTCACGGAGACATCCGCGTAACGATGAACTATGGAGATGCTATTGGTGACGGGTTGCGGGAAGCGTCAGCGAAGGTTGCAGCAAGAGCAATACCACAATAA
- a CDS encoding NAD-dependent epimerase/dehydratase family protein, with translation MASTKPSLLVTGVSGSLGTSLLPLLEGFNVIGLDTRPPANASTSIQFESVDLGQESSCSRMTEILRETRAVGVVHLAFILDPVRTGVLDRDRMWRINVAGTARVVEAVAEVNRMGGHVAKFIHLSSVAVYGPDLKRPARENDPLNAHTLAYAIHKREADLAVQARARDLGPCEVYILRPHIFAGAAVQNYMINCVRGTAYGRGRIAKRLERRGKRLPMLLPSGRAYLRNELQFVHVDDVARVIAWALRRPKSRETLTVLNVAGSGESLTVEQCSKLAGTGLKRLPSAALCRAVVNFMWNWGVTSIPPDAFPYLIGSYTMDTSRLRTLTGNEYEHIIRYSSEAALTDSVSAVPMEASHAETAS, from the coding sequence ATGGCTTCGACGAAGCCCTCATTGCTGGTGACAGGTGTCTCCGGAAGTCTTGGCACGAGCCTGTTGCCCCTACTTGAGGGCTTCAATGTCATTGGACTCGACACTCGCCCCCCGGCGAATGCTTCAACCTCGATCCAGTTTGAAAGTGTTGACCTTGGGCAAGAGTCCTCCTGCTCGCGGATGACCGAAATTCTTCGTGAAACCAGGGCAGTCGGTGTAGTCCATTTGGCTTTCATCCTTGATCCCGTACGAACGGGTGTCCTTGATCGCGATCGAATGTGGCGAATTAACGTAGCTGGCACCGCTCGCGTGGTCGAAGCCGTTGCCGAAGTGAATCGCATGGGTGGACACGTTGCCAAGTTCATCCATCTCAGCAGCGTCGCAGTCTACGGACCCGATCTCAAACGTCCGGCGCGGGAAAACGATCCTCTTAACGCGCACACGCTGGCGTACGCCATTCACAAACGGGAGGCCGATCTCGCCGTGCAGGCGCGTGCGCGTGATTTGGGCCCATGCGAAGTCTACATTCTCCGGCCTCATATCTTCGCCGGAGCCGCTGTCCAGAACTACATGATCAATTGCGTGCGCGGCACGGCGTATGGTCGTGGGCGAATCGCGAAACGGCTGGAGCGCCGCGGAAAACGCCTGCCCATGCTCCTTCCAAGTGGGCGGGCGTATTTGCGAAACGAGTTGCAATTCGTGCATGTGGATGACGTGGCCAGAGTGATCGCCTGGGCACTGCGACGGCCGAAGTCGCGAGAAACTCTCACCGTCCTCAATGTAGCGGGAAGCGGTGAATCCCTGACCGTAGAACAATGCTCGAAACTTGCCGGGACTGGCTTGAAGCGTTTACCAAGCGCGGCTCTATGCCGAGCAGTGGTCAATTTCATGTGGAATTGGGGAGTAACCTCAATTCCACCAGACGCCTTTCCTTATCTCATCGGCTCCTACACCATGGATACTTCCAGACTGCGGACTCTCACAGGCAACGAATACGAGCACATCATTCGCTATTCGAGCGAGGCCGCGCTGACCGATAGCGTATCTGCCGTTCCCATGGAAGCCTCGCATGCGGAGACAGCCAGTTAG